TCTAGTGCTTCTTAGCTGATACAAGAGTATCAAATGCCCTTCTCCGGCTGAAACCGGAGGCCTGGTGATCCCACCGGGTACCGGCCATAACTAGCGAATGGGTGGGGGGGGAAGCTAAAGAAAAACATGGATGATGACAGCTGAAGGCTTGAAAGCACAGGTGATCTTTAAGGCCAGCAGGCCATTGTGTCCCTTTTCTCCCTGTtcttaaaaaaaggaaaacagaGAGTAGTCAAACGTGGAACCTAACAGCACTGCCATTGTGCCCaaatacagagaaaaaaatacaaaaaaaaaaaaaaccttacccgGTATTGTCTAAGTAATGCAACTGCTTAAATTTATAGTTAATATAGTTAATATAGTTAATTTCTATCTTTTTCCTTCCAGGAAGCGTATGCCACCTCTGGAGATTACCTACGTCTGGCAGGAGAAATTATTAGTGTCGTAGGAGCCATCCTTATCCTATTACTAAAGGTAAGGGCTGGAGCAGTAACCAAACTAGTTCATGAATAGAGACAAACATAACTCGCGCATGACTCTGAACCTGGAAGTCAcatggaagttggatgcagccctagggagtcctgaaaaacatggctaaagccataagccataggttgtagccatgttttttttaggcaggcttagggctgcatccaacttgttcagccattggtattcaaatgcagagactTCCAGGTTCAGactgactcaagcatgctcgaattacactcatctctatttatcacTTTAATGTGCAACCACATGATGATTTCCACCCCACATGACTGTTACACCCATATATGTTGCTATTTATCCAACACCATGTAGCTAACAGCGTCCAAAATGTTTCTGTAGATTCCTGACCTGTTCAAGATACGTGAAGCAAGATTTCTGACCCAAGCTGTACAAGGAGGGCCATTCACCCTTATTATGTAAGATTTTCAGAATTGTATTGACAAAATCATACATTATATCATAGCAAAATGACCTTTCACTTAATTTTATAGATGTTAAATTATGACTGGAAAATTTTACAATGGGATTTACcaggttttttttccattgagtttaatggatCTAATTTTTAAAGTCTGTTTTTTGAGCCATAAACTACCCATTTTGGGGGATCTCCAACCCATTTGACCATCTATTTCCAATAAAAGTATTATAGATCCTTCAATGATTGCAGCCACCTCCCCAGTTAGGCTAGGGTTACACGGCAATTTCTGGTCATTCAACTAGGTATGATCATGTAGCCCTCCCTGGTCATGTTTCTCGGCTTCTTCTTGTAGTGAATGGGGTCACATTGCAAACCACAATTGTGACCCTGCAGTTAAAAGAAATCTATCCAGGCAGCAGAACAGGCGGCATGATATGGTGGTTCTTGTGGGTCATGTGACTGGGAATTGCCATGTAGCCCTTGCCTTACATTCAATATGGTCACTTCAGGATAGAGAATTGGGGTCAGGGCACCTAATTTTCATGTtagtttgagatttttttttagatatgccATAATTATGAGTAGTAATAAACAAGCAGACTGTATGACTGCCATTTAGACTTTAACACTTATTGATTTAATTATTTAAGATTTACCTAATATATTTTATGGCCCTATAGCATCTCGTACCCATGTCTGGTTCTGGTGACGTTAATCCTAAGACTAACTGACACCGATGGAGAGGTCATCCCAATGTCTATACTGCTGGTGCTGGGCTGGTGCTACGTCATGTATTTTGCCCGTGGATTCCAGATGCTTGGACCATTTACCATTATGATTCATAAGGTAGGCAAATGTAGATCAGTCACCTTGATATCAACACTACTTGTCAAAGAAAAAGCTAAGGGCACTCATCATTTTTGGTACAACTTCTTTATTCTTGGTGACTATCCGATATTGAGGTGCACGTGCACCAATGTAGCAACGTTGAAGTCCCACTGTATAGTAGATCTCTTCTACTATAGACTGTGTTGTGTTGTGAACATCTTGATATCAATACACTTAGTAATCCTAAGATCTTTTAAAGGTGTCTTGTCTTACAAGTCATAATTCTGTCAcattttaaggccaggttcatacCACTTTTGTGCCTCCAGACACAGATGCGTCACCAGAATCTTAAAATCGTCTACTAACGCATCTATGCTCAGTTCAGCTTGGGCCCTATCCATTATAGTACGAGTTTTGCATTACTGCTACAAATTACGCTTTTTAGTCCAAGCCAAAACTCGAATAGGCTCAGAAAGTGGCTATTGAAGCTATTGAAATGGACACAACCATGGATACATCGGCAGCCAATTTTCAAATTCTAAGCAATGTATCTGAGTTACAAAATATAGTAGCCTAGGTCTGCAAACTGGCCAGTGAATACCCAATAATAAAGTGTATTAGAATAACAATACAATACATTCTTCGTTCTTCTAGATGATATTTGGGGACCTACTGCGTTTCTGCTGGCTGATGGTTGTGGTCATCTTTGGATACACGACTGGTAAGTAGAATTCACTGACGTCTTTCACAATTATGGTTCATACCCTAAAAAGCATTTCCTATAGGAGTTGTATGAATAACATTCATTCTGTATTCCTCCATCCAGCCTTCTACATCATATTCCAATCCGAGGACTCCAACCAGCTCGGTCACTTCTATGGCTACCCTATGGCGCTCTTCAGCACATTTGAACTCTTCCTCAATGTCATCAACTCTCCAACAAACTATGATGTCGACCTCCCCTATATATTCCATGTCATCTATTTCAGCTTCACCATTATTGCCAATCTCCTCATGTTAAATCtcttgatcgccatgatgggggATACTCACTGGAGGGTGGCACAGGACAGAGATGAGCTATGGAGAGCTCAGGTACAGTAGCTACAAAATGTCTACAAAAGATCCTTCTTCTCCCTGACAATCTCATGTACGGTAAATGGTTGGCTGTAGGTTCGGCTCATGTTTGTCCATTGTGTATGGCCACCAAAATTTCTCAAAAAACAAGGCATTTGTAAGTGATCAAGAAGGTCGAAAACTCAAGTAAAAGTGACTAGTATTCATAGTGACAGAACAGAACAATGTACCTTATACCAATATACCACTTGTCATTTATCAACATATTTCCTTTTACTAGTAtagttatgtgtatactgtgcacatactgtactgtgtataatggtccggtggaataggacccttatcaGAGATGGCCCAGCCTGAATGGCCATCTATGCCAGGTGTCCTCGCCCCTCATGAGTACTTATCAACTTTCTAGCTGACCAATTGATGAGGGACTTAAGAGAAAATGTttctccttaaaggacaactcccacaaaaatttttttttgctcatttaacacacattacaaagttatataactttgtaatgtggttaaatacccggcctggcccccttcccccactttcggacccccgaccccccaccccggaagttaaggaatttatacattacctattacgatcgtcacggtcctcttctccggggcggcatctggtgacgacgacgtcagagccgaggggcggtccgggtcttcttcctcctcggcgtcttcatgcaaagtgaatggggatgaaaaggctgctggtgcacatgcgcaccagcagccttttcattggctggagcgcatcacatggcttccagcttgctcagccctgattggctgagcttgctggaagccatgtgatgcgctccagccaatgaaaaggctgccggtgcgcaagcgcactggcagctttttccatcccctggacccggaagttggagacatcgctggatggcggaaggcggcgacggagaggcggacggcgggcgaatcgagtggcgatcgtcaccggagagatggtgagtatggtgtctgtgtgtgtctgtgtttttttttttttgggggtcccgcgggagttgtcctttaaggaaacTGACATCTGGAGTTTTAGCCATACAATGCCTTATGGGATATAATTATGCAAATTAGCACAGTAACTGCTAATGTCTTGTAGTTAGTTTTTAGTAATGAGAACTTCTTTTTTAACAAGCAGCATGATGACGAATGACAGGGGAGCATTTAGGACAAACGTCGCTAGTTATACCATGGTGATAAACTCATGATCGGTCTTGTAGGACGagctgtatagtttggggatatTATTTCATCACCCGCCTTTCCTCTGTTACCTCAGGTTGCTGCTACCACTGTTATGTTAGAAAGGAAGCTCCCGCGATGTCTCTGGCCTCGAACCGGCGTTTGTGGCACTGAGTACGGCTTGGGAGACCATTGGTACCTCCGGTGAGTTTGAGCCAAACCTATTTTATGAACCCCAGCTGTGACAGTACAAAATACTTTACCATATGGAAAATTGTGACCATAGTAAAAGTCAGGTGAAAGTGATATTTGTATATCCATTCAAAGGACACGGCATGAACAATACTGCATAAGATGCTATGATATAAGAGATGTTGGTGTGTGTTGTCCAATAGAAAGTAAAGACAAAccattgtatttaaaggggttatccagcgctacaaaaacatgtccaattTCTTCTAAAGACAGCAtcgctcttatctccagtttgggtggagtttgccacttagttccattgaagtgaatggagcttaattgcaaaccacacctgacctggagacaagagccgtgttgtctctggaagcaaaTTGCCATGtttttggacaacccctttaataacaaaaTGTATATTGCAGTAGCTCTATTAATACAGGGGTCCTTCAATAAGATCGGGCTACAATATTTTCGACATACAATGAATacaagataggccatcaatgtcggATTGGTGAGGCACAGACACCAAGCACCACGCCGCCAAAAAAGTGGATCTGCTCTAGTACTCCACCACACCCCACCAGTCAGACATTGATGGTCTATCCCTTGGACAACCAATTTACAACCACATTTAATAATATTCAGCTCTGTAAAGGCGTACGTCTCTATGGGGATCAATCAGGAAATATACTAACCTGTTTGATCATTCTCTTAGAATTAACTTCTGGTTGTGTTACAGAGCGGTGGTGAGGAAGGACCTAAGTGAGCAGAAGATCCGCCGTTATGTTGAAGCATTCCAAGGACCTGAAGGGGAGCACCACGACTTCGTAAAGTCGCAAAAAAACTTTTCCTCAACCATAAAACCCAATCTTCCCATTGTAAAGATCACAGATGAAGCACGTGAGCCACCAGGGACTTCACAAAGTCAGTGTCGACCAACATATGAGGACATGACCTCCAAACCCAGTACACAGAAGACCTATCTAGAGCTACCAGAAGTTCATGTAGAACCACAGAGAACACAAGTTTTACGCCCCAATGATCAACCATCATTGGGGGTACGGAAAGCTAGCGGTCGTGGTTGGCAGATATTGAGATCAGTTCCAATACAAAAACTACAAGTACAAGTACACGCACAAGCTAGTAGTGATGATGAAGAAAAAATACACCATGTTTGAAGAAATAATCCCCCAATGGTGTAATATTCTGACACACTAGACCTAAAAATTTGCAATGGTCTCTTCGAGACACCAATGCAAAAATTTTTCCTTATGGAAAAACTTAACTCAAAGAGTTGAATTCTGGTCTTAATACAAAGACTTTTGTTGTAGTCAACTAATGGACATAAAAAAGACATTTAATGTGAATTCAGTGATAAAGGAATGGACATTTGCCCCAGAAGACAGTATTAAAACTATTTTTTGGACTATGACTGCCAAATCCTCGAGAAGCTGTGATATGATGAACGCACTGCCCCATTATCAAGTTGTACATCGCTACCTATGGACTACATTATACGACCTGTTGTAAACTGATGAAATAATCATGTTTGGCCTGTCTTCTTGCTGAATAGGAATGACAAAAATTCACTGCaacaaaaattgcattttattttatattaaactAAATTTGCAAACGGCTAAATGTTCATAAGTGATGCTGTCGAGAGGGTCAGTTTGAAGGGTCTACTGATTTGTACTGTTTTTATGTTGTATCGTACTGTGATGCCATTGTAACTGCAATGTACCAAGAAAGACTGAGAGCAATTTAAAGGACTCACACACATAGATGAAAGCCTTCCAGAAGGAGGCAAGAAGCTTGTTCTGCTTTAGTGAGAGGAAGAAGGTAAGTTTAATATAGAGTGAGGAGTTGGAGGACAGCCTCTCTGCTGAGAAAAGTGTAGCCCAGCCTCTATTCATGTTAAAGCTGGGGGATGCAATGCCGCTAGACAGCACTCACTAGCGTCCTGCTATCACTATCGTCATCTTGGTACTGGTCCTGCCTGCGATGCTCACCACTTTGGGCTCATTCATAGCTGCTGCACTCTTCGCTGGCTCTGGATCTACTGGTGTTTACCAGCATCCCTGCAAGTCTCTGCTACTAGTTTCCAGCTGCTGCTACAATGCTGCCTCCATCCACCAGGGAATGCATATGGCCACAAATCTGGGATTTAAATGGCCAATGTGTTTTCACCTATTTCTGCCTCCACCAAGCCTATTCCATTTACTTAGAGTTGCTCCAACTGTTCCTCCTTGCCTGAGCGTTGTTGGATCCTTGTGTTCCTGAGCAAAGTTGCCCTGTTTGCTATTCCACTGCTATTCTGTGTATCTGTGTATCATGACTCGTGTCTATTCCTCGAATTACCCTTTCTGTACTGATTGCCTATCCTGTTGCTGACATTGTCTCACCTGAATCTAAACCCACTTGCCCTGATTGACCACGCTGCTATCTTATGTCTGACACTCTGCTGATTCTCTCATTGATGACTCAGCTTGCTGACTATGTTCATGcttttcagcgctgctccgctccctgtggCTCCACCCCAGCTCCagaggaaaagatggatccaatccttgaaaactgggagaagtttcccaggattggatccagctttttcccagcatcctgggaggagcggcAGAGAGCGGAGCAACGGTGAAAGGCCGGCAgattgatgagcggagcgcagacCAAACAAAGCACTTGGCTTGGTTTAGAtgagcactcatctctaatcatatggATTGCCAGTGTTGTGTTATGTGTCTTATTTCAAACCAAAGTGAAGCATATTTATTGGAAATAAAGTTTATTACTAAATAAAATAGATTTCCTGCTCATCGTTGCCCTGTAACTGTTCAATTGTTGCTCTGCGAAGGATCTGCCACCCTTGGCTGGATCGTCTCTGAGCTGTGGTGTGTCCATTTTCTCTGTTATCCCCATTGGTTGAAGTTGTCGAATTCTTCCGCACATTCTGTGCATCCTGGGATGTACTAATATTTGGTGACACAACCATTATGCCCGGTTCTTCCTGGTGTTCTTTCTGTATACTGAAAAAAGAAATAGTAgggaggatctgtcagctctcctgtagggtgtagtagaggatgtgtcctgtgtagtgtagtatagaggaggtgtcctgtagggtgtagtagaggatgtgtcctgtgtagtgtagtaaagaggatctgtcctgtgtggtgtagtatagaggaggtgtcctgtgtggtatagaggatgtgtcctgtgcagtgtagtatagaggaagtgtcctgtgtggtgtagtagagtggaggtgtcctgtgtggtgtagtatagaggatgtgtcctgtgtggtgtagtatagaggaggtgtcctgtgtgatgtggtgtagtatagaggaggtgtcctgtgtggtgtagtatagaggaggtgtactGTGtggtcagtggcggtctttggcaccaagcaccccaagcgatcgcttggggcccccaacatccaggggggcctccaagcccgctcttgtgctcaagaccgctggacagggccgctgccccgctcgctgctgccattctgaactgtaactatgagcactcgtaatgagcgctcatagttacatgcagcagcagcactgacagggcgggagacattggctcccttcctgtcagtcactcttgtggccgcaggaagtgttttccctgcggtcacaagtggcagctttgtccttgtggtgccggcgctccagtgacatcactggagcatcggcgccaggacaaggggagtgcggcctcttgttatcgcagggaaaacccttcctgcggccacaagagtgaagaggagaggagacgcccggacccaggtgagtataagtgtttgttttattgtgttatatactatataggaggcggagcacacagaggtctgtttaactgggggagcgcacattcggggtctatataaatgggggggagcacacatgggggctatataacagggagagcacacaggggggctatagactactggggcttcacagaggggtctatatactacagggggcagcacacagggggtctatatactacttggggcagcagaatggggtctatatacaactaggagagcacacaggaggtctatatccaagtgggggagcacacaggggggctatatactactgggggagcacacaggggtctatatactactggtggggcacacagggggtctatatactactgggggaacatacagggggtctatatactacttgtgaggcacagaggaggtctatatataactgggggagcacacaggggtatgtatactactggggcagcacacaaggggtctatataatactggtggggcacacagggggtctatatactactgggggaactacacagggggtttatatactactggaggagcacacaggggtctatatccaagtgggggagcacacaggaggtctatatccaagtgggggagcacacaggggggctaaatacccctgagggagcacacagggggcctatatactagtgggggagcacacagggggtatatacaactgggggcagcacacagggggtctttatacaactggggcagcacacaggaggtctatatacttctgggggagcagacggggggctatatataactgtgggaacacacaggggtctatatactactgggggaagcaaacaaggggtatatactactgggggcaggacacaaggggtatatactattgggggcagcacacaaggagtatatattactggcggtagcgcacaaggggtatatactactgggggcaacacacagcggtctattgttttggattgcgtgtcgagggggggccagacataacttcgcttggggccccagaaatgccaagaccgcccctgtgtgtggtatagtatagaggatgtgtcctgtgtggtgtagtataaagGAGGTGTCCTgggtgatgtagtatagaggatgtgtcctgtgtggtgtagtagagaggaggtgtcctgtgtggtgtagtatagaggaggtgtcctgtgtggtatagtatagaggaggtgtcctgtgtggtgtagtagagaggatgtgtcctgtgtgatgtagtagagaggaggtgtcctgtgtggtgtagtatagaggaggtgtcctgtgtggtgtagtagagaggaggtgtcctgtatgGTGTAGCACAGAGGatgcgtcctgtgtggtgtagtagagaggaggtgtcctgtgtggtgtagtatagaggagatgccctgtgtggtgtagtatagaggatgtgtcctgtgtggtgtagtatagaggaggtgtcctgtgtggtgtagtatatagaggaggtgtcctgtgggatgtagtatatagaggaggtgtcctgtggggtgtagtatagaggatgtgtcctgtgtggtgcagtatagaggatgtgccctgtgtggtgtagtagagaggaggtgtcctgtgtggtgtagtatagaggaggtgtcctgtgtggtgcagtatagaggaggtgtcctgtgtggtgcagtatagaggatggtgtcctgtgtggtgcagtatagaggaggtgtcctgtgtggtgtagtatagaggaggtgtcctgtgtggtgtagtatagaggatggtgtcctgtgtggtgcagtatagaggatgtgccctgtgtggtgcagtagagaggaggtgtcctgtgtggtgcagtatagaggatgtgtcctgtgttaTGTAGTATaaagaggaggtgtcctgtggggtgtagtatagaggatgtgtcctgtgttatgtagtatatagaggaggtgtcctgtgtggtgtagtatagaggaggtgtcctgtgtggtgcagtatagaggatgtgccctgtgtggtgcagtatagaggatgtgccctgtgtggtgcagtgtagaggaggtgtcctgtggggtgtagtagagaggaggtgtcctgtgtggtgcagtGTAGAGGATCTGTCTATGAATGGACTCACCATAAATACCACCGGTTTTCAAGCCCGTATTCAGCTCCACAAATGCCAAGACGAGGCCAGAAGCAACGTGGTAGCTTACTTTCCAACATAACCGTGGTTGCTGCCAGCTGTAATGTATAAAAGCAGATCAGTCGATGTCTCACTCATGACTGGGAGTAACAACTATTATATACACCAATGTTTTCTTACACTTGGCTACCTGGCCAATATTGATCAAGTAAAGTGCAGAGACAGTCTATCATTTCCACTGACCTGAGCCCTCCAGAGCTCATCTCTCTCCTGGGCCACCCTCCAGTGTGTGTCTGCCATCATAGCAATCAATAGACTCATCATCAGGAGGTTGGAAattaaagtgaagaaaaaataaacTATGTTAAAAATGAGCGGGAAGTCGACGGAGTAGTTTGCCGGTGAGTTGATGACATTGATGAAAAGCTGATAGGTGCTGTACAGAGACAAGGCGTAGCTGTAAAATACTCCCAACTGTGATTGGTCCTGGGTCTGGAATTCTATATAGAAAGCTACAATGGGAATAGAAGACACAAGTATTAGGATGAGTATTGAATTTTGAAAAAGTGCCTGATTTTCACTTTGTAATCTTCTACCAATGACCATTGGAGATCCTGAGGATCCTAAATGCTTAGAGACCTTGAATTTACCATTTATATTAATAATGTTCCAGGTTTTACTCCAGGACTGTAACTGGCTTCATTTCTCATAATTCTGCTGCTTAGTGCTGAAATAAATTTGATCGGTTCAAAATTTTTAGAAAAAATTCATCCCAATTTTTTTGATCCACTCCAGGTTTCCATGAGCCACCAGGATTTCATGCATCGGAGATATACGCTGGTCGAATACTCATCTGATTTCTGCTCTTGACGATCATCTTCCTGGCCTGGCCACTGACTAAAGTGGAGTGCGGGTAACTATTCTATCAAAAGCCCCTActgagacaagatccagccaagcctcctgtgacatcaggggaTATGGAGCTGGGGACAAAACacgttgggggacatttactactgAGTCtaggggccatattacacagccctatCACTAATGTAAACAAGCGACCATCTActagattggcacttgcttactgagcctattacatggctcgataatcatgcagcaagggctgcatggacatcgttactgatgtccatgcagctcttgctttaaaagtgtaaaataataaagtttaaacATACCTCACCATGATCCTCTGTGTCGTCCTAGCTTCTGCCCACAGTCACCGGAGAAATTTCCGTCTCTGAAGtgagtgacagaccgctcagccaatcactggctgcagcgtttccttcttggccagtgattggctgagcagcctgtcacttcagagaacgGTTCTGAAGCTCCAGTGGTGGCAACGTGGACAGGTATGTCTAaactatattattatttttttacagtcatCAGCTGTCGGTCGCACATCACTCTTACACGTGAAATAAACGACACAaccagctgatgatcgttttcaTCAGCTGAACGTTGtttatattacacagagcgattatctgccaaGTCGGTCTGTTTTTTACCCAGCCGAATAGGACTGATTTAAAGAAATAATTATTCATAAATTTGTCAATAGAGTATTCtcaaaaaattgcacaaacaaaTTCAACTGgtgctgaccagacgtaggcctgcaccggtttgtgcaactttttaaaaagtcgtaaatgataaattgggcacaaaTCCTGGTTGATgacaaatttttgggtgaataatcCAAAcaggtagaagaaaaaaaaaagtcacatcctaaaaaatattcacctgtgaatactggt
The nucleotide sequence above comes from Dendropsophus ebraccatus isolate aDenEbr1 chromosome 8, aDenEbr1.pat, whole genome shotgun sequence. Encoded proteins:
- the LOC138799965 gene encoding transient receptor potential cation channel subfamily V member 6-like, with translation MKLWGNRKPVENICEINLQQQKRIQEIPLLYCAQRNRVRSLKKLLSCKAINPLQTGAVGETALHLAVLHDNLESVKVLLEHAPELVNMPMTSDMYQGQTALHIAVMRQNVAIAQELIKNKANVYTARAVGTFFQLKPNSFYYGEHILSFAACVGNAELVRLLLLHGADAQAQDSHGNTILHILTLQPNKMSACQMYDLIFSYHKEKYGPGLEEIHNNDGLTPLKIAALEGNTVMFQHLVQKRRQLQWTFGPISCYLYDLTEIDSWDDPQSVLDLVVSGKKREARRILDLSPVKELVNRKWQRFGRPYFWTLGFLYIVYMIIVSLVCANRPLKPRTDNVTNTRDITIMVQKTLKEAYATSGDYLRLAGEIISVVGAILILLLKIPDLFKIREARFLTQAVQGGPFTLIIISYPCLVLVTLILRLTDTDGEVIPMSILLVLGWCYVMYFARGFQMLGPFTIMIHKMIFGDLLRFCWLMVVVIFGYTTAFYIIFQSEDSNQLGHFYGYPMALFSTFELFLNVINSPTNYDVDLPYIFHVIYFSFTIIANLLMLNLLIAMMGDTHWRVAQDRDELWRAQVAATTVMLERKLPRCLWPRTGVCGTEYGLGDHWYLRAVVRKDLSEQKIRRYVEAFQGPEGEHHDFVKSQKNFSSTIKPNLPIVKITDEAREPPGTSQSQCRPTYEDMTSKPSTQKTYLELPEVHVEPQRTQVLRPNDQPSLGVRKASGRGWQILRSVPIQKLQVQVHAQASSDDEEKIHHV